A DNA window from Trypanosoma brucei brucei TREU927 chromosome 11 chr11_scaffold01 genomic scaffold, whole genome shotgun sequence contains the following coding sequences:
- a CDS encoding coatomer subunit gamma: MQHDRDRYDSEEDDEESLPFDGIEKASVLQQCRVFNDVQLDISACLRCLTECLYLIYTGTTFTEAEATELFFMSTKLLQSNRSRLRRLHYVLMKELSPFVEQSFIASNSLMGDTKSNNESNKRNGMRTLCKVMNPSLYPLLDRTIVESLTSRSEKVLLASLITGFHVALSHPDLARKWSTQLNEAIRVLGNTQYLTVAIMHIIRKSDRVTVKRFIEQVRNGVVRSPLALSFLVKLTTDVLQEGFEEDPEVKKYIATMRHSSSEIVVFDTLRCMCVAGNASPQQFALVASVAQIYLNAKTSVSRFCAIRVLHDLAAIYPDAVTPISSDIEQLIMDQNRFTASFAMLTLLKTGTEASVERLIGALGSVGQLRELPDEFKVAITLELRSVSARFPQRYNLFLGFLVKLLSDDGSSTFKESIVEVITSVAKANDGAREAALKHLVDYVEDCAHVSILHRVHMYLGDEVPRSENPALFIRYINNHAALEFPEVRAAAVSTFARIAARVPSLRRSILPLLKHKCSDEDDEVRDRAIMYTKVFLLGDEDVIHSMVTEVSNTVAARRKLITPMTPTPLLEPVKRRMCQADHSTVAVETGIGKEAAHSSSGGGSVPGNQYSSAISEGRAKLLKIKQLQELGEPRASSEPVPLSDPDSEYFVTLIKHVYVAHVVLQFRVKNTMDSVVFRRVTVEMDTEELDAEPLYAIPISAIEPGATEYAYAVLQYSEGRYPSGTLGCRIKFALQERDGSSVAGEGEEEYPLEDFEVNVSDFITPIDLGECFQQKWEELRQEETCGTYALSSMRNLTAAAHELVEFFGMHVVGGKVDKITAASHTLLMSGSMVDGASSLVMINARLFIATDNTVALQLTLRGGSSELREYLSGALLS; this comes from the coding sequence ATGCAACACGACCGTGACCGGTACGACAGCGAggaagatgatgaggaaTCTCTCCCTTTCGATGGTATTGAGAAGGCTTCTGTGCTTCAGCAGTGCCGCGTGTTCAACGACGTGCAGCTCGATATCTCAGCCTGCCTGCGCTGTTTGACGGAGTGCTTATACCTCATTTATACGGGAACTACATTTACAGAAGCAGAAGCCACGGAACTTTTCTTTATGTCAACAAAGCTGCTTCAGTCAAATAGATCAAGGTTGCGACGGTTGCACTACGTGCTGATGAAGGAGCTCAGCCCATTTGTCGAGCAGAGCTTTATTGCATCCAACTCACTTATGGGTGACaccaaaagcaacaatgaGTCTAATAAGCGAAATGGTATGCGTACCCTCTGCAAGGTAATGAATCCTTCACTTTACCCTTTGTTGGACCGTACCATCGTGGAGTCCCTCACGTCGCGGAGCGAGAAGGTCCTATTAGCCTCTCTCATTACAGGCTTCCACGTGGCATTGAGCCACCCCGATTTAGCGCGCAAGTGGAGTACGCAGCTGAACGAAGCCATTCGAGTGCTGGGAAACACGCAATACCTGACTGTCGCGATCATGCATATTATCCGCAAGAGCGACCGCGTTACTGTTAAGCGGTTCATTGAGCAGGTAAGAAATGGGGTGGTTCGGTCTCCCCTtgctctctctttcctcgtGAAGTTGACAACCGACGTTCTGCAGGAGGGGTTCGAGGAAGATCCCGAGGTCAAAAAATACATTGCCACTATGAGGCATAGCAGCAGTGAAATTGTGGTGTTTGACACGCTGaggtgtatgtgtgtggccGGCAACGCGTCGCCGCAGCAATTTGCGTTAGTTGCCTCGGTCGCGCAGATATATTTGAACGCGAAAACCAGTGTATCGCGTTTCTGCGCCATTCGCGTTCTGCACGATCTCGCCGCAATATACCCTGACGCGGTAACACCCATCAGTTCCGATATTGAGCAGCTCATAATGGATCAAAACCGCTTCACCGCCTCTTTTGCAATGCTAACATTATTGAAAACTGGCACGGAAGCATCTGTTGAGCGGCTTATCGGTGCGCTTGGTAGTGTGGGACAACTGCGAGAATTACCCGATGAATTCAAGGTGGCTATTACACTCGAACTGCGGAGCGTGAGTGCGAGATTTCCACAAAGGTATAACTTGTTCCTCGGCTTCCTTGTCAAGCTGCTAAGTGATGATGGCAGCAGCACCTTTAAGGAAAGCATCGTTGAGGTGATTACGAGCGTAGCAAAAGCGAATGATGGCGCAAGGGAGGCCGCGCTCAAACACCTTGTCGATTATGTCGAAGACTGCGCCCACGTTAGCATTCTTCACCGAGTGCATATGTACCTGGGCGATGAAGTTCCACGGTCCGAAAACCCAGCCCTTTTCATCCGCTATATTAACAACCATGCTGCTCTGGAGTTCCCGGAGGTGCGGGCCGCCGCCGTCAGCACATTCGCGAGAATCGCTGCCCGCGTTCCATCGCTGCGCCGATCTATTCTCCCGTTGTTGAAGCACAAATGTAGCGACGAGGATGACGAGGTGCGAGACCGCGCCATTATGTACACAAAAGTGTTCTTGCTGGGCGACGAAGACGTGATTCATTCAATGGTGACGGAGGTTTCCAATACCGTGGCCGCGAGGCGAAAGTTGATAACCCCCATGACCCCCACGCCACTTCTGGAGCCAGTCAAGCGAAGGATGTGCCAAGCGGACCACTCGACGGTGGCGGTTGAAACAGGAATTGGTAAAGAAGCGGCTCACAGTAGCAGTGGAGGCGGTTCAGTTCCGGGCAACCAGTACTCCTCGGCAATATCGGAGGGACGTGCAAAACTACTGAAAATCAAGCAGTTGCAGGAGCTGGGTGAACCTCGTGCGTCAAGTGAGCCGGTGCCCCTATCAGATCCCGACAGCGAGTACTTTGTAACACTCATTAAGCACGTATATGTCGCCCATGTGGTGTTGCAATTTAGGGTCAAAAACACCATGGATAGTGTGGTCTTCCGTCGCGTTACGGTGGAGATGGACACGGAAGAGTTGGATGCAGAGCCGCTCTATGCAATACCCATCAGCGCCATCGAGCCTGGAGCTACAGAGTATGCTTATGCGGTTCTACAATACAGCGAAGGGAGGTACCCAAGTGGGACGCTGGGCTGCCGTATCAAGTTCGCTTTACAGGAGCGTGATGGCAGTAGTGTCGCtggtgaaggtgaagaagaGTACCCACTTGAGGATTTCGAAGTCAACGTGAGTGACTTCATTACGCCAATCGATCTTGGTGAATGTTTTCAACAGAAGTGGGAGGAACTTCGGCAAGAGGAAACATGTGGGACGTATGCCTTGAGCTCCATGCGCAACCTCACTGCTGCCGCGCACGAGCTGGTAGAATTCTTCGGCATGCATGTAGTTGGGGGGAAAGTGGATAAAATTACAGCGGCATCCCATACACTTCTTATGTCGGGAAGTATGGTAGATGGCGCAAGTTCGCTCGTGATGATTAACGCTCGTCTGTTCATTGCCACAGACAACACTGTGGCCCTGCAACTAACTTTGAGGGGTGGTAGTTCCGAATTGCGTGAATATCTCTCTGGTGCGCTGCTGTCGTAG